Proteins from a genomic interval of Thunnus thynnus chromosome 5, fThuThy2.1, whole genome shotgun sequence:
- the zgc:172145 gene encoding ferritin light chain, oocyte isoform-like — protein sequence MAEPAGKRLKSSLPLCKAHRSSTGSRAKHNLQAAVEEALCGVSSLLWDGAYRLQALACVFERDDVALPRVASFFHQEALKQQDEAEAMLGYLAERGGNYCGKDIQKPGCEAVCAVLPALELLQLQLKEEVGILVELSQLARKDGDPHTASVVKSHFLTPRVDRLKLLGDLLTSARRVGCTDNQAGGFGEYILNELQEELTG from the exons ATGGCTGAACCCGCTGGAAAGAGGTTAAAGAGCAGCCTGCCGCTGTGCAAAGCGCACCGGAGCTCCACGGGCAGCCGGGCCAAGCACAACTTGCAGGCCGCCGTGGAGGAGGCTCTGTGCGGGGTGAGCAGCCTGCTGTGGGACGGAGCGTACCGGCTGCAGGCTCTG GCCTGCGTGTTTGAGCGAGACGACGTCGCTCTGCCCCGCGTTGCTTCTTTCTTCCACCAGGAGGCGCTGAAGCAGCAGGACGAGGCCGAGGCCATGCTGGGCTACCTGGCTGAGAGGGGGGGCAACTACTGCGGCAAAGACATCCAG AAGCCGGGCTGTGAGGCGGTGTGTGCCGTGTTACCTGCTctggagctgctgcagctccagctgAAAGAGGAAGTCGGCATCCTGGTGGAGCTCAGCCAGCTGGCCCGCAAAGACGGCGACCCGCACACTGCCAGTGTTGTCAAAAGCCACTTCCTGACGCCGCGGGTGGACCGTCTGAAACTGCTGGGAGACCTGCTCACCAGTGCCCGCCGGGTGGGCTGCACCGACAACCAGGCGGGGGGGTTCGGGGAGTACATCCTGAATGAGCTGCAGGAAGAGCTGACCGGGTGA
- the LOC137183628 gene encoding myoblast determination protein 1 homolog: protein MELSDISFPIPAADDFYDDPCFNTSDMHFFEDLDPRLVHVGLLKPDDSSSSSSSSPSSSSSSSPSSLLHPHHHAEVEDDEHVRAPSGHHQAGRCLLWACKACKRKTTNADRRKAATMRERRRLSKVNDAFETLKRCTTANPNQRLPKVEILRNAISYIESLQALLRGGQDDGFYPVLEHYSGDSDASSPRSNCSDGMTDFNDPTCQSTRRGSYDRSSYFSETANGGLKSDRSSVVSSLDCLSSIVERISTDNSSLLPAADGPGSPPTDPASEAAAPGPVQVPSPTASQDPNLIYQVL from the exons ATGGAGTTGTCGGATATCTCTTTCCCCATCCCTGCAGCTGATGATTTCTATGATGACCCCTGCTTCAACACCAGCGACATGCACTTCTTCGAGGACCTGGACCCGCGGCTGGTCCATGTGGGCCTGCTGAAGCCGGacgactcctcctcctcatcctcgtcctccccttcctcctcctcttcctcctccccgtCTTCCCTCCTGCATCCTCACCACCACGCCGAGGTGGAGGACGACGAGCACGTCCGCGCCCCCAGCGGGCACCACCAGGCGGGCCGCTGCCTGCTCTGGGCCTGCAAGGCCTGCAAGAGGAAGACCACCAACGCGGACCGGCGGAAGGCGGCCACGATGCGCGAGCGCCGGCGGCTCAGCAAGGTCAACGACGCCTTCGAGACGCTGAAGCGCTGCACGACGGCCAACCCCAACCAGAGGCTGCCCAAAGTGGAGATCCTGCGCAACGCCATCAGCTACATCGAGTCCCTGCAGGCGCTGCTGCGCGGCGGGCAGGACGACGGCTTCTACCCGGTGTTGGAGCACTACAGCGGGGACTCGGACGCCTCCAGCCCGCGCTCCAACTGCTCCGACGGCATG ACAGATTTTAACGACCCGACCTGTCAGTCAACCAGAAGAGGAAGTTATGACAGAAGCTCTTATTTCTCCGAGACTGCAAACG GAGGTCTGAAGAGCGACCGGAGCTCGGTGGTCTCCAGTCTGGACTGTCTGTCCAGCATCGTGGAGCGGATCTCCACCGACAACAGCAGCCTGCTGCCGGCCGCCGACGGCCCCGGGTCCCCGCCGACAGACCCGGCCAGTGAGGCGGCGGCCCCCGGGCCCGTCCAGGTCCCCTCCCCAACCGCCAGCCAGGACCCCAACCTGATCTACCAAGTCCTATag